The proteins below come from a single Chryseobacterium sp. MA9 genomic window:
- a CDS encoding fibronectin type III domain-containing protein, whose translation MKKLLLSCLAFLSMGVYAQTNVANYTFSKSSGVAYTSITGGTKLFPTGTNTTYDNEVSAAIPLSSPFTFGGVAMTTCYVSANGFITFGAAPSGTNYTPMSSLGSTTGAISAFGQDGGFSSSDATQPPGNHEVRYEDLGTEFVVQWQDHANYSNRSSERLNFQIRLVYATGEIKIIYGNCTDPGISTSNSTPHVGIRGNSTTYTSNVNSLMIGNVPSGTTCDWSKAVTGSANNSTMLFSSTTNASVKIPAGLQYKWVPGTQAPVRTFAAATAITNNAATVNWTAPTGATAYNVQYRAVGSCDWTDFVGNPVSAATATITGLTQNTTYQVQVQALNGAVQSVYSHIPNAAGTGNGYASTGSFTTAANCASTVTGLSSSAITPESAAISWTASTTPPGNGYEYYYSTSSTTPISTVTPSGSVGAGVITANLSGLNPSTQYYYWVRGNCNGTDKGVWSSSANFTTLGLCPTVTAPTSSATGVSVTPTITWTAINGAAGYKLKVGTTSGGNDILDMDIAGGANSSYTLAAPLNFATTYYYSVTAYTANIAGPATACTVRSFQTVCNSANLPYTLDFENVTTPALPICTTVINSGSGNLWKTATAPTGFTGKVLNYSYNSSNAANTWFFTQGLNLTAGVSYRIKYKYANATGATQYPEKVKVAYGSSATSAAMTNTIADHGNIIGGTVTNTFTDFTPSTTGVYYIGFQAYSLADMNQIYVDDIYIDVTPTCSEPSGITVSAITTNGANVSWTAPATVPGSGYEYYYSTSNTAPTASTTALGSSTTTSAPLSGLSPSTTYYLWVRSVCSTSDKSIWTSVTSFNTLCGAVMAPFAQNFDGGAAPNCWNNVNPTATGTDANLFWKFSGAADYGASPANNGKAAGTYAWVDASSPYSGAGTNTVQLVTPSVNLTGLTAPLVSFDWFKNHSMSTTTTVTPSTYDNNKLTVEVNDGNGWVVIFTDTTNLNQWRTVAVPLAASYIGATIQVRFTVDKNVNGNGYFYDDVLLDNVEVKQNPNLATSETAAKDHKLTVYPNPFTDMLTISDVSKVQSVSIVDVSGRLIKTIEKPSSELQLRDLKEGLYLVVLNMKDGSKQTVKAIKR comes from the coding sequence ATGAAGAAATTACTACTTTCGTGTTTAGCCTTCCTGAGTATGGGAGTCTATGCACAAACTAATGTCGCCAACTATACTTTTTCAAAAAGTAGCGGGGTGGCGTACACCTCAATTACTGGGGGGACAAAATTATTTCCTACCGGGACTAATACAACTTATGATAATGAGGTGTCTGCAGCAATTCCTCTATCTTCTCCTTTTACTTTCGGTGGTGTTGCAATGACAACCTGTTATGTGAGTGCAAATGGTTTTATAACCTTTGGAGCTGCGCCTTCAGGGACAAACTATACACCAATGTCGAGTCTTGGATCAACGACAGGGGCAATTTCTGCTTTTGGGCAGGATGGAGGTTTTTCATCATCAGATGCAACACAGCCGCCGGGAAATCATGAAGTTCGATATGAGGATCTCGGAACTGAATTTGTTGTACAATGGCAGGATCATGCTAATTACAGCAATAGATCTTCTGAAAGATTAAATTTTCAGATTCGTCTGGTGTATGCTACTGGCGAAATCAAAATTATATATGGAAACTGTACGGATCCTGGAATCAGTACCTCCAATAGTACTCCTCATGTAGGAATAAGAGGAAACAGTACCACTTATACTTCCAATGTAAATTCTCTGATGATTGGAAATGTGCCGTCTGGGACAACTTGTGATTGGTCTAAAGCTGTTACGGGCAGTGCTAATAACAGTACTATGCTTTTCTCCAGCACAACAAACGCAAGTGTTAAAATCCCAGCTGGCCTGCAATATAAATGGGTGCCTGGTACGCAGGCGCCGGTAAGAACTTTTGCTGCTGCAACTGCAATTACCAATAATGCTGCAACTGTAAATTGGACTGCCCCAACGGGTGCTACAGCTTACAATGTGCAGTATAGAGCAGTTGGAAGCTGTGATTGGACTGATTTCGTTGGTAATCCGGTTTCTGCTGCTACTGCTACAATTACGGGTCTTACCCAGAATACAACCTATCAGGTGCAGGTACAGGCTTTAAATGGTGCCGTACAATCTGTATACTCGCATATTCCAAATGCTGCCGGAACAGGGAACGGCTATGCATCTACAGGATCTTTTACAACTGCAGCTAACTGTGCAAGTACCGTTACCGGTCTTTCTTCTTCTGCTATAACCCCTGAATCTGCTGCAATAAGCTGGACAGCTTCCACAACACCTCCAGGTAATGGATATGAATATTATTATTCTACATCTTCAACTACACCAATCTCAACCGTTACTCCTTCAGGCTCTGTTGGTGCTGGGGTAATTACTGCAAATTTATCAGGCTTAAATCCTTCAACTCAATATTATTATTGGGTGAGAGGAAACTGTAATGGAACTGATAAAGGAGTGTGGTCAAGTTCTGCCAACTTTACAACTTTAGGTCTTTGTCCGACAGTCACTGCTCCGACATCTAGTGCTACAGGAGTAAGTGTGACACCTACAATAACATGGACTGCCATAAATGGAGCTGCAGGTTACAAACTAAAAGTTGGAACAACTTCAGGAGGAAATGACATCTTAGATATGGATATCGCTGGTGGTGCTAATAGTTCTTATACATTAGCTGCGCCTTTAAATTTTGCTACTACCTACTATTACTCTGTTACTGCATATACAGCTAATATTGCAGGGCCGGCTACGGCATGTACAGTAAGATCATTCCAAACAGTATGTAATTCAGCAAACTTGCCGTATACTTTAGATTTTGAAAATGTTACGACACCTGCTTTACCAATTTGTACAACTGTTATTAATAGTGGTTCGGGGAATTTATGGAAAACGGCAACTGCTCCAACTGGTTTTACAGGAAAAGTACTTAACTATTCATATAATAGCAGTAATGCTGCCAATACATGGTTCTTTACACAAGGTTTAAATCTTACAGCCGGAGTTAGCTATAGAATCAAATATAAATATGCAAATGCAACCGGAGCAACACAATATCCTGAAAAAGTAAAAGTTGCTTACGGATCTTCTGCTACAAGTGCAGCGATGACAAATACCATAGCTGATCACGGTAATATTATCGGTGGAACTGTTACAAATACGTTTACAGACTTTACGCCAAGTACAACAGGGGTTTATTATATCGGATTCCAGGCATATTCTCTTGCTGATATGAATCAAATCTATGTTGATGATATTTATATTGATGTTACTCCTACTTGTTCAGAGCCGTCAGGTATTACTGTTTCAGCTATTACAACCAATGGAGCAAATGTTTCATGGACTGCACCTGCTACGGTACCGGGAAGCGGCTATGAATATTACTATTCTACAAGTAATACAGCTCCTACAGCCTCTACTACTGCTTTAGGAAGCAGTACTACAACCTCAGCTCCATTATCCGGATTATCTCCTTCTACTACGTATTATTTATGGGTAAGATCTGTATGTAGTACTTCTGATAAGAGTATATGGACTTCGGTTACTAGCTTTAATACACTTTGTGGAGCAGTTATGGCACCTTTTGCTCAAAACTTTGATGGTGGAGCAGCACCAAACTGTTGGAATAATGTAAACCCTACAGCAACGGGTACTGATGCTAACCTTTTCTGGAAGTTCTCAGGAGCTGCAGATTATGGTGCAAGTCCAGCTAACAACGGAAAAGCAGCAGGTACATATGCGTGGGTAGATGCAAGTTCACCATATTCAGGAGCAGGTACCAATACCGTACAATTGGTTACTCCTTCTGTAAATTTAACAGGATTAACTGCGCCACTTGTTTCTTTTGATTGGTTTAAAAATCATTCAATGTCAACCACCACAACAGTTACTCCATCTACCTACGATAATAATAAACTTACTGTAGAAGTGAATGACGGAAATGGCTGGGTAGTTATCTTTACTGATACAACCAACTTAAATCAGTGGAGAACGGTTGCTGTTCCTTTAGCTGCTTCTTATATCGGAGCTACTATTCAGGTGAGATTTACTGTAGATAAAAACGTAAACGGTAACGGGTATTTCTATGATGATGTTCTTTTAGATAATGTTGAAGTAAAGCAAAATCCTAATCTGGCAACTTCTGAAACTGCAGCAAAAGATCATAAGCTAACTGTATATCCTAATCCATTTACTGATATGTTAACAATCTCTGATGTATCCAAGGTACAGTCTGTTTCAATTGTTGATGTTTCAGGAAGACTAATTAAGACTATTGAGAAACCTTCTTCTGAACTTCAGTTGAGAGATCTTA